A segment of the Bos taurus isolate L1 Dominette 01449 registration number 42190680 breed Hereford unplaced genomic scaffold, ARS-UCD2.0 Leftover_ScbfJmS_1772, whole genome shotgun sequence genome:
acaaacccaaggactgcagcactccaggattccctgtcctttacaATCCCCTgcaacttgctcaaattcatgtccatcgagtcgttgatgccatccaccatctcatcctccatcgcccccttctcttcctgccttcaaactttcccagcatcagggtctgtgcCAAGAGTCACCTCTttaaatcaggtggccaaagtgttggagctttcaTTTTAACAGAAATCAGTTAAAATTCATCAATTGgaaagaaatgtgtatttatttacagACAAAATGATTGTCTATGTACGAAGTCCAATGGGACTTAGAAAAGAGGTACTAAAATTAATTAGTGAGTTTAGCAAGGTTTCAGGATACAAGGATACTCTTGATAGAATTGGACTGCAAGAACagaccagtcgatcctaaaggaaatcaaccctgaaaattcattggacgGTCTGATGCTGATCCTGAAGCACCTATACTTTtactacctgatgtgaagggccaactaACTGGAAGataccctgatactggggaagactgaaggcaacaggagaagggggagacagaggatgagaagggtaGATAGCAtaacccactcaatggacatgaatttgagcaaattccaggagatagtggaggacaaaggagtctggtatgctacagtccatgggggcacaaataGTTGGCCATGAATtacagactgaaaaacaacatccTTCAGGtgttatatgaaaagtgaaaagtgcactTGCTCTGTGGAGTCCAACTCCTTGCAagcccatgaattgtagcctgcaagctccactgtccaggatttctccaggcaaaaatactggagtggattgccattaccttctccagaggatattcccaacccagagattgaacccggtctgccacactgcaggcagattctttaccatctgagccaccagggaaggcctctggTAATTTATCTTAACATTTAATATaactataaaatcataaaatattccaaaattaatACCAAATGACAGTATACAACTTTCTTATTCTCCCACTTCTTACATTGTCTTCAATTACGTTGTAGTCCTCGAATATCTGGATCTCAGAACCTCCCCTCCAACTGAAAGACACATGCAGTATGAGGAAGTGCAGaagctaaaaataaagtcagagacAGCACAAaagctcagttttattttctgcagTTAACAATCACCAAACAACTATGTAGACACTGAGCCCCAAAAAGCAGCACAGACATAAGATGAAGCCCAATCAAAGTACTGCAGAAAGCAATGCCCTGGGGAAAGACCACCTGAAGCTAGGGCACATAGGCTAGGTTTAAACCCCTCTTCGGTGCTGAGAAACAGGGGCCCCAAAGTGCTGCAAGGACCGCATCACCAGGGAAAGCTGCTCCAGACAGAAAGCGATGGACCTCTGGAGCAGGCCAGGGTCTTCAGCAGTCAATCGGCTGAAAGGGAGGGAAAATGAAATTCAACTTTCCTccgagaaggaggaagaggagcacgTCCTCCCTCTGTTCCCGCACACCGACAAGCCCAGAGCACCACACTTTTCCTTTAGGCTTAACCGTCCATTATGGTTCCTCCTGGGCCCAGACTGGCCTTGgccaccacccaccacccaccaccctctCCCCGGCTCTGGACCCATTTAGAACTCACAGAACCATCATGCGGCCATTAACGTACAGCTCCTTCCGAATCCGCCCTCGCAATTGAATACGTGTAGTCAGGAAGTGGCGGGCAAGGTCCGCTTCCGCGTGTGATGAGAAAGGCACACTGAGGCTTCTGGTGGACATAAGGTTAAGGCACCATCTGCATTTCTCATTTTGCCTGTACGTCAGGATCCTTGCTCGCTGAGGCCCGCCTTCTCCCACAAGGAGGCTGCCTAGAAAGTCCGGACCTCTCAGCCTATACTCTTGAGTACACCCTGGATATCACTGCACAACCCTCTGGGACCCTTCAGGTTGCTTTTCCTCACTACCACCCGCACTACACATTTTGCCTGTACGACAGGCTCCCTGCTCACGGAAACATGCCTTCTACCACAAGGCCACCGCCAGACACCCTGGATATCACTGCCCGACACTGTGGTTCCTTTCAGGTTGCTTTTCCTCAATATCTTCCACTGGCAGTCAGACCACCCCTGACCCATATCCTCGAGCCCCTCAGAGTACCCTCCTCCTACACTCTTGAACCACTTGCAACCCCCCAAACCACCCCTAGTCCACAATTGGCCGCTCGGCTGCTTGGCCCACCATGGTTCCTGGAATAGGATACAACTGGAGGATTCGGTTACTCAGAACTGCAGCTCCAGGTGCAGCGCCTTCAACAGGCCCAGGAGCGTGTGATGGCCCCGGGATGTGCGGAATAACACCGGCTGCGCCACCTGACTCTCCTGAAGCGCTGGGGGCTCTGGGACCAGCCAGGACACCAGCGCCTCCATGAACTCCACGACTCACAGCGTAACCAGGGCAAGCTGGGTCTCTAGGGTCATCCTGGACACCAGCGCCACCCGGCTCGCTGCGGCTGCCCTGTGCTGTGCCCGTTGCAAATTCCACGGCACCTGGGTCTTCATTGGCTGCCCTGCTGGCTCCTCCACCATGAGTGTCGGACTCCATCTTGAACCCTCTCCCCCAACCTGCGGagcgggaaagactgaagcctcCCTATAGAACCCAGGCGTGTACTGCGACGTGCAGCTCAGCATAGGCAGAGCGCCTGCGCACACTCACCCTGGTCCTGCCTCTCGATTGGTTCCCACCGAACATTCGTTCCCGCGGTGACTGCAGGCTCTCGGGCAATGGACGCCCCCGGCTAAAATTTCATGCGTTAGTGTGCCGTGTCGCCCCCTTCCGCCTGTGCGGACACACACCCATGTGGTCTGGGTGCTCTAAGTCAGCCCTGCCTTGGCCCGGAGACCTGGTAAACGGCTTAGTGGTGAtgcctctgggtgtgtgtgtggggggggggggcggggggcagctcCTTAGTGCGCATGGTCAGGCAGACACTGCCACACTCTGCAGCGCACGTGACTGTTTCTGGTCCAAGCCTGCAAACCCCAAGTGAGCCCTGGTCCCTGTGCACCTCCAAGTCTGTGCCGTTGCCAACCTGGCCACGCTCACAGGTGACCATCCTGCTGAGCGCAGATCCTTGTCATCAACTTCCGGAAGGCAGTGGGGCCCCTTGGTGTCACGCCTGGTCTGTCCCTCTGGTGTCCCACACGTAGCTGACGTGTGCATTCGTGTGTCTCTAGGTAGGTGCAACACATGGGCATCTGCCTgtccatgtctgtgtgtgtgtgtgtgcccgagAAAGATAGGCAGTGCCTATGCACAGGTGctagcacatgtgtgtgtacctgtgtgtgagAGAGCATGTGGTCAGGTGCATGCACATGGGAGTATAAGTGTGTTTGTGCACAGGGTCATGCACATGGGggggggtgtgcgtgtgtgtgtgtgagacagagagcaCGTGTCAGAGGCATGCAGATTGGCATCTCTGTGTGCTTTGTTCACGCGCAGGTGCCTTTGCATGGTGGTGGATGGGGAACCGGTCCTGGAGTCCTGAGACTAGGGATGCGGAGTGGACTGTGCTTGGCCGCCTGAGGAGGGAAGCGAGGACTACTGTTGGACTCACTGGAGATGGCATGGGGCTGGGCCTCTTGGGGCTGCAGGCACACAGACGGCATGGAGTCCAGGCTAGGGGCTTACCCAGACCCGCCAGAAGCACCGGTGCGAACAGCCTCACACAGGGCTGCCGGAAGGACAGTGGCCTCCAGGAAACCCCTAGTCGCATGGCCTCTGCTGGCACAACTCTCACGGGCCTTCCCTCTCCAGGAACAAGGTCGTGTAGCTCTCCGGAGGGCTGTAGCTGCCAGGTGCCCTCAACTGGAAGGTGACCCTGTGTCTGCTGGCCTGCTGGGTGCTGGTCTATGTCTGTGTCTGGAAGGGGTCAAGTCAACAGACACAGTGCTGCTGGGGGCGATGACGGGGCTCGGGCGCCACTATCTGATAGGGGGTGTGCGTCTGCCGGGGAACCACTGGTGCCACGGGAGGCGAGTGGATCAGGGCCACTGCCCGAGGAGGGGACAGGTTACTTCAATCAGTCCGCTTGATCCTCACTGCCTGGCTGGATAGGCCTCTCGGTGGCCTCCAAATCGAAGGCCAGCAGCCGTCCCCACCCACAGTGTAGGGATTCGATTTTCCTCCATTATCACCTTTAGTTGTAGGAGTTTTGTAGGTGACCTTGATCAGATTAAGAAAGTCTGTTTGTAGTCCTAGGTTTCCAAGAGTTTTTAAGATAGTGGTTCTCGAATATTGTCAAATGCTTTTGCGGCATCTATCCAAATGATCATATgggttttctcctgtgttttcttcatgTGATGAATAATGCTGGTTGAAGATATTTTAATGCATAACCAATCCTTCATTCCTGGGATAGATCTTTTTTGGTCCTAGTGCTTTATATATTGCCGTATTTATTTTGCTgtactaggtctttgttgctgcacgggcttttctttagttgtggcaagtgggccTATAATTCGTTGTAGTGcagggcttctcattatggtgacTCCTCTTATTGTCGAGCTCGatctctagggcatgtgggcttcataGTTGTTGCTCATGAGCTCaatagttgcagttcctgggctcccaAGCACATtcttaatagttgtggtgcacagacttagctGCTCCACGCTACGTGGGATATTCCTCGACAGGGTTCAAAACCTTAAaactttggcaggtggattctttaccactgatctaccagggaaaccccatggcCACTTAtaatttgtatgtgtatatatgtatgcacacacacacacacacatgctgtatACTTATTAGGAAATGAATGTATACAACATAATATCCAGGTCAAGGCATGTCTAAAGAGTCAGAagcttcatccagtctgggaGTTCTTTTCTAGCCTTCCAATACCAACTTCAAGGTTTCCATCACACTCAGTGGGAGTGGGCCTTTCAACAACTCCAATGCTTACTGCCCACAGGAAACAATCATAGCCTTTGAGTGTGACAGCAAAGAAAATTCTCCtgaaaattgaaaattttcaaatcccATAGAGCCACCTATCCACTCTCTATATGAGAGTTTTTCCATCCAAATTGACGCTACTTGTTtacaactattaaaaattcatCAGGCTTACCAAGAGCATCATTAATAAGGACTTGGGAAGTACTTGAGGGAAATTGCAGCCCAATTTTACTCTTCTGGGGTATCTTAAAACATACCCATCCTGTCTTACAGAACAATAATGATAAGCCCAGTAGCAAAGGTGACCTGGGAGGAAATCTACTGAGTTAGTCACATGACCACCTCCCAAGAGGCCACCTCTGAGGCTATAAAAGTAACATAAACAGCTGCCAAAGACTTCGCTGTAGCTCAAAccgttaagaatctgcctgcgattcaggagaccagggttcgatccctgggtcaggaagatcctctggagaagggaatggcggtccactccagtattcttgcctggacaatcccatggatatagaagcctggcaggttacagtccatggggttgcaaagagtcggacatgactgagcgactaacacacacacacccacacccacacccacacacacacagctgccaAAGAAAAATTCCCCCAGAGGGACCTAATGGGCCAAATGTATAATATAGTTAATACCGATTTTTGAAATAACTTGGCCCACCAGGCTATTTGTAATGGGTACTTGGTAGGAAACTCAAGCAATAATCACACCAATCTGAACAAGAAGGAACATACAATTGCCCGCCAGAATAGGCCTTCTTATTGCCTTAGTCACGGCAATACATAAGATGGCAAATTTAACCACATTCTGGACTTTCTTCTGCCAACCTGATTTTAGTGCATGTAGCATAGCATATACCTCTCCTTGGCCAAGTTCCCCCATAAATCTCATTTATTAAAATGAGCTTGTTCCCCTCCCCATGAATATCCAGAAGCTAATCTATGTAAGTATGTGAGCACTGGTGGGCTGAGTCTGTAACCAGTTTATCTGACCCAGGTACCTAATGCAAGGTGGATAACATGCAGTCTTGTTTGACTGTAAAGCCTTATGCTTCTATTCATATCAccttgaagtgtgtgtgtgtgtgtgtgtgtgtgtgtgtgtgttagtcattcagtcgtgcctgactttttgcaaccccatggactgtagcccgccaggctcctctgtgcttgggattctacaggcaagaatacaggagcgagttgctattcccttctctatggACGTCGAATAGTAGTAAGCTGTAAAATCACCTTTATAGCAACAAAGGCAGCAGAGATAGCCCAGTGGGCCTGTAAGAGAACCAAGCGGCTTCCCCTATCTCAAGCTTCCCCTTGCCTGAGCCTGGAAAATATTTCTCATACTTGGTCTAGGCcctaaatttcatatttttacgtAGCAGCTGAACTCTCCCAAGTATTTGCCAACCCAAACCATGCGAGCCAGAACTCTCCAATGCCACAGACTTGTTCACATGCATACATTCCTCTCACATTTACTTACTCTCGAAACATGCTCACACATTCACTCACAATTATATTCACAAGTTTACCCTCACACATGAACATGTTCATATATTCACTCACACTTGAATAAGCTCACACTGATACACATACTCATATAtggtcccatgcacacacacccattcACTTACATGTATACATTAATACACACACAGGAACATCCTCACATTCACCACATCTACTCACATGCACGCTGTCATAAATTCCTCCCACAAATATACTCACATATTTACAGTCCCACACAAACGAGCTTACTTATACATTAGCTTACGTGAACAAATGTGCTAAAATCCATGCACATGACCATAAGTACATTCATAAATGTGAACCCACAGACCCTTAATCATAGGAATATTATTCACATTAATAAAATGACATATGAATTGGCatgcttatttattcattcagggTGACACTCAAACATTCCCTGTCTCACACTAATATGCTCACACTCATGGAGACACATATTTATCACACACATGTTCACAAATTCGTCATTTatttgctaagctgtgtctgactcttttgcgaccccatggtagccacgggggaagccctcACAAATTCATGGACATACATaatggtggcttagacagtaaagaatctgccttcagtgcaggagagggcttccctaggggcttacctggtaaagaatccgcctgcgatgcaggagacctgggtttgatccatggattgggaagatcccctggagaagggaatggtacccattccagtattcttccctgaagaatttcatggacagaggaggctggcagactatagtccatggggtcgcaaagaatcggacatgactgagtgagtaacgcttttactttcttcactttcaatgcaggagacccaggtttaatccctgtgtcaggaagatcccatggtgaagggaatggctacccacactagtattcttgcctggagagtttcattgccagaggatcctggcaagccatggggttgcaaagattcggacgtgactgagcaactaacacagttgAAACCTTCATGTTCACATATGTGAGAGTGCTCATTCACTTGCCAAATATGATCATGCACACAAAGTCGTTCACACATTCTCACATACATTGACACAGTCACATTTTCACTCATGAACATACTTGACTTAAACATAGTTACACCCACATCGTCAAacattcactcacacacacaaacatgcttACCAATTCACTCACACATAGATACCCTTCAGTAATTTGTACATAATTACATCTTCAGTAACACTTGCACAGTGTTCTCATATGTAAATATACTCATCAGTTATTGATGTACAtttgcacacatacacaaatatgctAAAAAAATTCACTCAGTCGTACATACTCACAAAATGCATGCATTCATATACACAGACTCACAATAACAAGCTCACATGTTCACTTACAACACCATGCTCACAAAGTCACTCACACAtagaaacacatacacaaacacatatgaCCACACATCCACATACACAAATATGCCTACACATTCCTTTCTTCATGCAAACTTGGTCACATATTCACTCCCTAAAATGAAGATGCCCACAgattcactcacacacactcaaatATGCTCATATGTAAAACTCATACCTTCACTTACTTGTACACATTAACACACCCACAGACAGACATGCACACTTATTCACTTACCCCCAAAACATGATCACGCACCATAAAGTCCACACTTTCACTCATGCatatggatcagttcagttcagttcagtcattcagtcatgtctgactctttgcgactccatggactgcagcaccccaggctaacctgtccatcatcaactcccggagcttgctcaaactcgtgtccattgagtcagtgatgccatccaaccatctcatcctctgtcgtccccttctcctcccgcattcagtctttcccagcatcagggtcttttcaaatgagtcagttcttcacatcaggtggccaaagtattggagtttcagcttcatcatcagtccttccagtgaatattcaggactgatttcctttaggatggactggttggatctccttgcagtccaagggactctcaagagtcttctccaacaccacagttcaaaagcatcaattctttggtgcttagctttctttatagtccaactctcacacacatgactgctggaaaaaccatagctttgactagacagacttttgttggcaaagtaatgtctctgctttttaatacgctgtccagattggtcataggttttcttccaaggagcaagcatctttcaatttcatgactacagtcaccatctgcagtgattttcagatcagatcagatcagtcgctcagccgtgtccgactctgcgaccccatgaatcgcagcacgccaggcctccctgtccatcaccaactcacggagttcacccagactcacgtccatcgagtcggtgatgccatccagccatctcatcctctgtcgtccccttctcctcctgcctccaatccctcccagcatcagagtcttttccaatgagtcagctcttcgcaataggtggccaaagtactggagtttcagctttagcatcattccttccaaagaaatcccagggctgatctccttcagaaggtcaaccactgtttcccctgtttccccatcgatttgccatgaggtgatgggacccgatgccatgatcttagttttctgaatgttgagttttaagccatacATTCAGATtaattcatacacacacattcactcatttaaatataattacatGTTAACGAGCTTATGCAATCAAACATGCTGAAAGATTTACATGCATGTGCTCACATACTCACAGATTTACTAGCACTTGTACATGCTCTAGCATATGAACATACCTCTAAATATTCAGATACCCAAATATAGTAACATGCTCACATACATGACAATGCTTATGAATTCAGTTGCACACACGAATATGATCACACATAAGGTCACTTACATTCATTCATACACATCCACACACTGACATGTTCACTCTCACACAATAGCATACTTGATGTTAATGTGCTCCCTTACTCAGCagtctcacacatgcacacatgctacAAATTCATTCACATACATAGCCACTCTCACATAAAATCACTTCCCCACACATCCATTCTCATTGTCCCATTAACATGCTCACATATACGTACATGCTCACTATTCACTGATGCAATAAGATACTCAAGAATTCATACAGACACAGACTCCAGTATATGCACGTTTATACATTCACTCAATTGCATGAGTTTGCTCACAAATTTACTTATACACTGGCATGCTTGTATTTGCTTATGTGAACACATCCACATATTCACTTATACCCATGTATTTATCCTACTCACAAATAAAACGACCTATTCTgtcacacacaaatatattctcACTTTATCAGGCTGGTTGCACGATCATCCATGAACATCTTTACACATACATTTGGACACAAACACACTCAATCcttcatatatatgaatatgctcACACATTCATGCACATGTTAACACCCTCACATAAGGATACGCTTGTACATTTAGTCACTCTTAACATCAAACAGATTTATTCTCACACACAGACTGACACATACaccatacactcacaaacacatgcTGACGCCCAACAGTCAAAACTATGACCCtgatcacatacacacatatacagtcaCTGTATATACAAGgggcttcctgatagctcagttggtaaagaatctgcctgcaatgcaggagacctcagtttgattcctgggtcaggaagattggctggaaaagggataggccacccactcgagcattcttgggcttcccttgtggctcagctggtaaagcatccgcctgcaatgtgggagacctgggttcgatccctgggttgggaagatcccctggagaagggaaaggcttcccactccagtattctggcctggagaattccatggaccatatagtccatggggtcgcaaagtcagacatgactgagcaactttcactttttctgtatACAAATATACTCACATGTTAACTCCCCAGAGTACCTGCTCCCATGTATGAACATACACACTCACTATAGAAATTATTATCCTCCTATATTATACACTCATGCATATACTTCCGTACAAATTCACTCGCATAGTCAAATATACCCACATATTAACTCTCTCAGAGGCAAATAATGTTCATATATTCACTAACAGGCATGAGCATACTTAACATGTATACTGAATGACACTCATAAAATATGTTCACGCATGTATTTACTTACAAGGACATGGTTACAATATCACTCACACACAAGACTATTCATATATGTCACATGTTCACACACATTTCCTCATATGTGCATGTAAACACAAATGAGGACGTTCTTACACATTCACTTGCAGGTGGACATGCTTCCAAACACACACTTACACATTCACTCACAGAAATATATTCTTCCATAAGAAGCTCACATAAATACACTTGCAACATTCACTCATatgcaggctaagtcacttcagtcgtgtccgactctgtgcgaccccatagacggcagcccaccaggctcccctgtccctgggattctccaggcaagaacgctggagtgggtttccatttccttctccaatgcatgaaagtgaaaagtgaaagtgaagtcgctcagttgtgtctgactctagcgaccccatggactgcagcctaccaggctcctccatccatgggattttccaggcaagagtactggagtggggtgccattgccttcgtaTGAAGGTGCTCAAACATCCATTCACTCACACAAACATGATGACAAATTTATTCCAACATAAAGACAGTGTAATATGAGCTCACATGCACAGATCCTGCACATACATACACTCTCAAATCCCTTCACACATGCAAATTAACATAAACAAGAACACATTCACCTTTTCAATTGCAGATAAACATTTTCACACTCATCATGAAGCTCACACATTCAGATACCCACAGATGTACATACCCACTAACAAGTATATGCTCACATGTTCACTCATAAATTTACACATACATTAGCAACGCCATGCAAACTAGTATGCTTACATTACACATTAATTcatacacatgaacaaactaaCATCCATGTACAAATTCACAGTTTTACTCATGCACATGAATAGCTACCAATAGGTATTAACACACAAATATACTCACACCAACACTCTTATCCATGAATGGGCTCACATCAGtctcatacatgcacacatatttatTCATCGATATGTTCTTGATCAGAGATTGACTCAAAATGGAGGGTACACTGACATACTCACACATATgttctcattcattcactcaaacaAATATACTCAGACCAAAATGGCTATACACATATTTACTCACCTAAATATGCTCACTCATATGTATCAACACATACGTATACTCATGTGTGTTCTATAATTTatgctcacacacactcacatattcaGTTACCAACACAAATACGGTTTAAACAACGCAGACACACATAACCCCTTGTGCATATTCACATACCAAGTCACAGATGCATAtcaacatattaaatataaaacttgaCTACCACTCGCTCATATACATACGTATATTCAAACATACAACTAAACTTATGAATTTACTTAAACAGCAAAATTAgtaatatacatgcacacatgttgTTACTTGCAATATCATGCTCATAGTTCACTCAGTCAGAAGGGTAAAATGACAGATTAACTCATAgtcacactcacatacacagtcTTCAACATTCTCTCACACAAACATGCTCGACCATTCACTCACATGAGCGTAATGCACTTATTCACTCGCAAGAACACGTTCACAAAATCACTCACACACAAAACCAAGTCATTTTCCCTTACATAGGCAGACTCACGCTTTTACTTCCATAAAATAAGATGGTCACAAAGGACCATGCTCATGTGTTCATTTGTACATGAACCTGCTCACACTTATAAATgctcacacaatcacacacataaGTATACTCACACATTAACATGCTTAAAGATGAACGCCCACGCACTCACAGCATGCTTACAAATTTACTAACACACATAGATGCACTTACCATCCACATGTTCACACGCTCAATCCAACAGACTTGCTCACACGTTTCTTTGCTCATACGAACACGTCCACAAATTCATTCACACACCGAACACATTCACACATGCTCGTTTTACAAGCAGAAACATACTCATACATTCAGTCACCCTTATGGGCATCCCCATCTCAACATGATGACACACTCAAATGTTAACACATTCAACCATGCACACGTATTAATGAAATCATACACATGTATACTCTTACATATGATGATTTGTACAAATCACATGTCCAGTCTTATGCCCATATTCATATACACATGCGCAAACATCTCTGTGTTCTCTCACACACACGTACCTGCTGTCACCCCTGAATATGCTTACAAATTCACTAAAACAAATTTGTGCTCATATGCATATATTCACACATTCACTGACACAAGCATCCTCAATTCTcacacacatgtaaacacacataTTTTGAGACCACCAATGCATacattcactcattcacacaATTCACATAAAAGACACACTCATATCTCACATGAACACATTTCTTCATTTACACATATTAGCACAcacttgaagg
Coding sequences within it:
- the LOC101907804 gene encoding EKC/KEOPS complex subunit LAGE3-like is translated as MESDTHGGGASRAANEDPGAVEFATGTAQGSRSEPGGAGVQDDPRDPACPGYAVSRGVHGGAGVLAGPRAPSASGESGGAAGVIPHIPGPSHAPGPVEGAAPGAAVLSNRILQLSLSVPFSSHAEADLARHFLTTRIQLRGRIRKELYVNGRMMVLRLTAEDPGLLQRSIAFCLEQLSLVMRSLQHFGAPVSQHRRGV